One Panicum virgatum strain AP13 chromosome 9K, P.virgatum_v5, whole genome shotgun sequence genomic region harbors:
- the LOC120647719 gene encoding microtubule-associated protein RP/EB family member 1-like, with amino-acid sequence MDAGNPALRGFFSSFARPPRPSSSSATPVPSDASSSPTPQTSEEVPVDVQSTVVPVATAGQMVPDAAATDVPVSGAETPDAAALEIPTTAAATAAPGLVTASPAAADAATTSTSVPVADAPGAPTPSSPPVAEEELEVVSGRQLLQGPPEEDARTKAEASRAARARSELEADLEFYRASLRKVFAQELAAAGREKAVALREEAVAKAEAGLVAQRSELETRSQGLEVRKQELDKLSETLHRWRERLQETASQQAVAEIELEEDRKSLAKRESHATNMELQLERQREALKSLKELAAKKEATLQEKTR; translated from the exons ATGGACGCTGGAAACCCAGCGCTTCGAg GCTTCTTCTCTTCATTTGCCAGGCCCCCTCGCCCAAGCAGCTCCTCCGCCACCCCTGTTCCATCAGATGCCAGCTCGAGCCCGACGCCCCAGACCTCCGAGGAGGTTCCGGTGGATGTCCAGTCGACCGTTGTCCCGGTGGCAACGGCGGGTCAGATGGTGCCTGACGCAGCGGCGACGGATGTACCGGTGTCAGGCGCGGAAACGCCCGACGCGGCGGCCCTTGAGATCCCAACCACGGCGgcagccacggcggcgccgggctTGGTGACAGCGAGCCCGGCGGCGGCTGACGCGGCTACGACGAGCACCTCGGTGCCCGTGGCAGATGCGCCAGGTGCTCCCACCCCCAGTTCCCCACCTGtagcagaggaggagctggaggtagttTCTGGTAGGCAGCTCCTGCAGGGTCCCCCAGAGGAGGATGCG CGCACAaaggccgaagcctcccgtGCTGCGCGTGCTCGGTCTGAGCTCGAGGCCGACCTCGAGTTCTACCGAGCTAGTCTTCGGAAGGTGTTCGCccaggagctcgcggcggcgggacgggagAAAGCCGTGGCCCTACGGGAGGAGGCCGTTGCCAAGGCGGAGGCCGGCCTTGTGGCCCAGCGATCCGAGCTCGAGActcgcagccagggtctcgaggTCCGCAAGCAGGAGCTCGACAAGCTCTCTGAGACTCTGCACAGATGGCGCGAGCGGCTGCAGGAGACCGCCAGCCAGCAGGCCGTTGCCGAGATAGAGCTCGAGGAGGATAGGAAGTCTCTCGCAAAGCGGGAATCCCACGCCACCAACATGGAGCTCCAGCTTGAGCGTCAGCGCGAGGCCCTAAAGTCCCTGAAGGAGTTGGCGGCGAAGAAAGAGGCCACGCTCCAGGAGAAGACCCGTTAG